The Devosia sp. MC521 genome has a segment encoding these proteins:
- a CDS encoding histidine kinase dimerization/phosphoacceptor domain -containing protein, whose amino-acid sequence MPNRTPTVLYVDDDPGLTRLVQKAMQRRGFHFFSAGGVGEALTHLQNENIDVAVLDHYMPDGTGLDILAGMGTLENRPGVVYVTGAAETEIAVSAMKSGATDFVPKTGSEQFMELLLVAIDSAVDSVRLTRANERANREAREARERAEMLLGEVNHRVANSLAMVAALVGLQANALEDQEAKRALSETQARIHALAGVHRHLYTSGDVRTVQIGDYVSSLIGELENSVQAEGQTARIRTDVQSFPVPTEKVASLGVILIELVTNALKYAYEGREPGEIRITMRCQNDSVRLIIEDDGVGWSGVGKPRGTGLGTRIVRAMAHSLSADVTYRNGPGTSVEVTFPLNG is encoded by the coding sequence ATGCCGAATAGAACGCCGACCGTTCTTTATGTTGATGACGACCCGGGTCTGACGCGGCTGGTTCAAAAAGCCATGCAGCGCAGGGGCTTCCACTTCTTCAGCGCTGGCGGCGTTGGAGAAGCGCTGACCCATTTGCAGAATGAAAATATCGATGTCGCCGTGCTTGATCACTACATGCCCGACGGCACCGGCCTAGACATTCTCGCAGGCATGGGCACGCTCGAAAACCGGCCCGGTGTTGTCTATGTGACAGGCGCTGCTGAAACCGAGATTGCCGTGTCCGCCATGAAGTCCGGGGCCACCGACTTCGTCCCCAAGACCGGTTCTGAGCAATTCATGGAACTGCTCTTGGTGGCGATTGATAGCGCCGTCGACAGTGTGAGATTGACCCGCGCCAATGAACGCGCCAACCGCGAAGCCCGTGAAGCCCGCGAACGCGCCGAAATGCTGTTGGGGGAGGTCAATCATCGTGTCGCCAATTCACTGGCCATGGTTGCCGCGCTCGTCGGCTTACAAGCGAACGCCTTAGAGGATCAGGAAGCCAAGCGCGCCCTCTCCGAGACGCAGGCGCGTATTCATGCTTTGGCCGGGGTGCATAGGCACCTTTATACCTCCGGCGACGTCCGAACCGTGCAAATTGGCGACTATGTCTCCAGCCTGATTGGCGAACTCGAAAACAGCGTTCAGGCAGAGGGCCAAACCGCACGCATTCGCACCGATGTGCAGAGCTTTCCAGTCCCAACGGAGAAGGTGGCCTCTCTCGGCGTCATTCTCATTGAGTTGGTCACCAATGCGCTCAAATATGCTTATGAGGGTCGCGAGCCCGGCGAAATCCGCATCACGATGCGCTGTCAGAATGACAGTGTTCGCTTGATCATCGAAGATGATGGCGTTGGCTGGAGCGGCGTAGGCAAACCGCGTGGCACTGGGTTGGGAACGCGCATCGTCAGAGCAATGGCCCATTCCCTCAGTGCCGATGTCACTTATCGTAACGGGCCGGGCACAAGCGTTGAGGTCACCTTCCCGCTGAACGGCTGA
- a CDS encoding saccharopine dehydrogenase family protein: MKKNVLIIGAGGVAQVAAYKAAMHNDVLGDIHIASRTLSKADALVAGILDKKALKRPGVLAAHKLDAMDVEATKALIKQTHTHIVINAGSAFLNMSVLRACMDTGVAYIDTAIHEDPKKICEAPPWYGNYEWKHRDECERKGVTAILGAGFDPGVVNSYASLAANAYFDQIDSIDIIDVNAGSHGRYFATNFDPEINFREFTGTVWSWQNSEWTANKMFEVKRTDDLPVVGSHTTYLTGHDEVHSLSANLGVPDVRFWMGFGEHYINVFTVLNNLGLLSEQPVTTAEGLEVVPLKVVKAVLPDPMSLAPGYTGKTFIGDLIKGTRNGEATELLVYNISDHEEAFAETNSQAISYTAGVPAVAAAMLIATGEWDCHRMANVEELPAVPFIDLLGRLGLPTRIRDAKGDREFNPAEFKAQKAKSKLA, translated from the coding sequence TTGAAGAAAAACGTACTGATCATCGGCGCCGGAGGTGTCGCGCAGGTCGCAGCTTATAAGGCTGCAATGCACAATGATGTTTTGGGAGACATTCACATTGCCTCCCGAACGCTGTCCAAGGCTGACGCACTGGTTGCGGGCATTTTGGACAAGAAGGCGCTTAAGCGCCCTGGAGTCTTGGCTGCACATAAGCTCGACGCAATGGATGTCGAAGCCACCAAGGCACTGATCAAGCAGACCCACACACACATCGTCATCAACGCCGGTTCTGCGTTTTTGAATATGTCGGTTCTGCGCGCCTGTATGGATACGGGTGTTGCCTATATCGACACAGCAATTCACGAAGACCCTAAGAAGATTTGCGAAGCGCCACCGTGGTACGGCAACTACGAGTGGAAGCATCGCGATGAATGCGAGCGCAAGGGCGTCACAGCCATTCTCGGTGCTGGCTTTGACCCAGGCGTGGTCAATTCTTATGCGTCGCTGGCAGCGAATGCCTATTTCGACCAGATCGACAGCATCGACATTATCGACGTCAACGCTGGTAGCCATGGGCGCTATTTTGCGACCAATTTCGACCCGGAAATCAACTTCCGTGAATTCACCGGCACCGTTTGGAGCTGGCAGAATAGCGAGTGGACGGCGAACAAGATGTTCGAAGTCAAGCGCACGGACGATCTGCCGGTCGTTGGTTCGCACACGACCTATCTCACCGGTCACGACGAGGTGCATTCGCTCTCGGCCAATCTCGGTGTTCCAGATGTTCGTTTCTGGATGGGTTTTGGCGAGCACTACATCAATGTCTTCACCGTTCTGAACAACCTTGGCCTGCTTTCTGAACAGCCGGTGACGACGGCAGAGGGCTTGGAAGTTGTGCCGCTTAAGGTGGTGAAGGCGGTGTTGCCTGATCCGATGTCGCTCGCGCCGGGCTACACCGGTAAGACCTTCATTGGCGATCTCATCAAGGGCACGCGCAATGGCGAGGCCACTGAGCTGTTAGTTTACAACATCTCAGACCACGAAGAAGCCTTTGCTGAGACCAATAGCCAGGCGATCTCCTATACGGCGGGTGTGCCTGCTGTCGCGGCCGCAATGCTGATCGCTACGGGTGAGTGGGATTGCCATCGCATGGCCAATGTCGAAGAACTGCCAGCTGTGCCGTTCATCGATCTTTTGGGCAGGCTTGGCCTGCCGACACGCATTCGTGACGCTAAGGGTGACCGCGAATTTAACCCGGCTGAGTTTAAGGCCCAGAAGGCTAAATCCAAGCTGGCTTAA
- the nspC gene encoding carboxynorspermidine decarboxylase, translating into MPLATPFYLIDEAKLDLNLAKVDRLRQLSGAKAVMALKAFSTWSTFPQISQHMDGSTSSSLNEVRLGKEKFGGETHAYSVAWSDDEIDEAISYADKMIFNSINQLERFGAKAAHMPVGLRVNPGVSHSHFDLADPARPYSRLGERDVSKVEAVMDRVSGFMLHCNCENDSVVAFSALLDTFEEKLGHLFEKLEWVSFGGGIHFTGAGYDIDALAARLKAFSERYQLQVYLEPGDAIVTGTTTLEVSVLDVVENEKSVAIVDSAVEAHMLDLLIYRQSAEMEPNAGPNHYVIAGKSCLAGDVFGEYDFPTELKVGDRISLQNAGGYTMVKKNWFNGVAMPSIAIKKRNGDVELVRTFDYSDYLASLS; encoded by the coding sequence ATGCCCCTGGCAACACCGTTTTACCTGATCGACGAAGCCAAGCTCGATCTCAATCTGGCAAAAGTTGATCGCCTGCGGCAGCTCTCCGGGGCGAAAGCTGTGATGGCGCTTAAGGCGTTTTCGACCTGGTCAACCTTTCCGCAAATCTCCCAGCATATGGACGGCTCAACCTCGTCCTCGCTGAATGAAGTGCGTTTGGGCAAGGAAAAGTTTGGCGGGGAAACCCACGCTTATTCCGTGGCTTGGTCCGATGATGAAATCGACGAAGCGATTTCGTACGCCGACAAGATGATCTTCAACTCGATCAATCAGCTCGAGCGTTTTGGTGCCAAGGCTGCGCATATGCCAGTTGGGCTGCGGGTCAATCCGGGCGTGAGTCATTCCCATTTCGATCTTGCCGATCCGGCGCGACCATACTCCCGTCTGGGGGAACGCGACGTCAGCAAGGTTGAGGCGGTTATGGACCGCGTCAGCGGGTTCATGCTGCACTGCAATTGCGAGAACGACAGTGTTGTCGCTTTCTCCGCATTGCTCGACACTTTTGAAGAAAAGCTCGGTCACCTTTTCGAGAAGCTCGAGTGGGTCAGCTTTGGTGGTGGTATTCACTTTACCGGCGCTGGCTACGACATCGATGCGCTGGCAGCCCGCCTCAAGGCGTTTTCTGAGCGCTATCAGCTACAAGTTTATCTTGAGCCCGGTGACGCGATCGTCACTGGAACTACGACGCTGGAAGTGTCGGTTCTTGATGTGGTCGAAAACGAAAAGTCTGTCGCCATTGTCGATAGCGCCGTTGAAGCCCATATGTTGGATCTGTTGATCTATCGGCAGAGTGCCGAAATGGAACCCAATGCCGGTCCAAACCACTATGTTATCGCGGGCAAGTCGTGCCTCGCCGGTGACGTGTTTGGCGAATACGATTTTCCGACGGAACTCAAGGTTGGAGACCGTATCTCTCTGCAGAACGCAGGCGGGTACACAATGGTGAAGAAGAACTGGTTCAACGGTGTTGCCATGCCTTCCATCGCTATTAAGAAACGAAATGGGGATGTCGAGCTGGTACGCACGTTCGACTATTCTGACTATCTCGCTAGCCTGTCTTAG
- a CDS encoding DnaJ family molecular chaperone yields the protein MLSCVRKAEENNDLRHKLSRFLGSFSDRTGLAGRVADILDPDTWLPGGRDAAFTLALIALSAKMAVADGAVTASEVRAFNATVDIADGSREQVQKLFNLAKQDVAGYDSYARKVSRYFAETPETLEHVLDGLFFIATADGLVHESELEYLRHVSSIFGFDEARFEQIASQHVMLEEGVDPYMVLGLRHDAPPEEVRRVYRLLVAEHHPDRLIAKGVPEELIDVATARMASINLAYQAITRPKPQPMLT from the coding sequence ATGTTATCTTGCGTCCGCAAAGCTGAAGAGAACAACGATCTGCGTCATAAGCTGTCGCGGTTCCTTGGCTCGTTTTCAGATCGCACCGGCCTCGCGGGCCGAGTGGCTGATATTCTCGACCCAGACACATGGCTACCGGGTGGGCGCGACGCTGCCTTTACGCTGGCCTTGATTGCCTTGTCGGCCAAGATGGCTGTGGCTGACGGCGCGGTGACCGCATCGGAAGTGCGGGCGTTTAACGCTACGGTCGATATTGCCGATGGTAGCCGCGAGCAGGTGCAGAAGCTTTTCAACTTGGCCAAGCAGGATGTTGCTGGCTACGATTCTTATGCACGCAAAGTGTCCCGCTATTTCGCTGAAACGCCAGAAACGCTGGAGCACGTGCTCGACGGGCTGTTCTTTATCGCCACGGCGGACGGCCTCGTGCATGAAAGCGAGCTGGAATACCTGCGACACGTCAGCTCAATTTTTGGGTTCGATGAGGCGCGGTTTGAACAGATCGCCTCCCAGCATGTGATGCTGGAGGAGGGGGTGGACCCTTATATGGTGCTGGGCCTGCGCCACGATGCGCCGCCTGAGGAAGTGCGCCGGGTTTATCGCCTGCTGGTCGCCGAACACCATCCGGATCGTTTGATTGCTAAAGGCGTGCCTGAAGAGCTGATCGATGTGGCGACCGCGCGCATGGCGTCGATCAATTTGGCGTATCAAGCGATTACTCGGCCCAAACCCCAACCGATGCTCACTTGA
- the metF gene encoding methylenetetrahydrofolate reductase [NAD(P)H], giving the protein MLDDNLRASRKTAETRPDLQISFEFFPPKTDVMEERFWESVHKLAPLKPRFVSVTYGAGGSTRERTLRMVSRIASDTGVPAAAHLTCVGATKAEVDEVVRGYKDAGVTSIVALRGDPPEGIGQPFTPHPEGYQNAADLVAGIRKIGDFDISVAAYPEKHPQSESWDVEIDNLKRKIDAGANRAITQMFFSNADYLRYVERAQKAGITAPIVPGIQPIHSFKQISGFAGRCGASIPEWLAERFDGLDEDPETHALMAAAVAAEQVTELLDEGITEFHFFTLNRSNLVLALARLLGRRP; this is encoded by the coding sequence ATGCTCGATGACAATTTGCGCGCTAGCCGCAAGACCGCAGAGACGCGGCCGGATTTGCAGATCTCGTTCGAGTTCTTTCCCCCCAAGACCGACGTTATGGAAGAGCGGTTTTGGGAAAGCGTACACAAGCTTGCGCCGCTGAAGCCACGTTTCGTGTCGGTGACTTATGGTGCCGGTGGTTCGACACGCGAGCGTACGCTGCGCATGGTGAGCCGCATTGCATCGGACACCGGTGTGCCAGCGGCAGCGCACTTGACCTGCGTTGGCGCGACCAAGGCCGAAGTCGACGAGGTTGTGCGCGGCTATAAGGATGCTGGCGTGACCAGCATTGTGGCGCTGCGCGGTGATCCACCAGAAGGCATTGGGCAGCCGTTCACGCCGCATCCGGAAGGCTATCAGAACGCGGCTGATCTGGTTGCGGGTATCCGCAAGATTGGCGATTTCGATATTTCGGTTGCCGCCTATCCGGAAAAGCACCCACAGAGCGAAAGCTGGGATGTCGAAATCGACAATCTCAAGCGCAAGATCGATGCCGGTGCGAACCGTGCGATTACGCAGATGTTCTTCTCGAACGCGGACTATCTGCGCTATGTCGAGCGCGCGCAAAAGGCCGGTATCACCGCGCCAATCGTGCCCGGCATTCAGCCAATCCACTCGTTCAAGCAGATTTCAGGCTTTGCCGGTCGCTGCGGTGCGTCGATCCCAGAATGGCTCGCAGAGCGTTTTGATGGGCTCGACGAAGACCCAGAAACGCATGCGCTCATGGCTGCAGCGGTTGCGGCGGAACAGGTCACCGAACTGCTCGATGAAGGCATAACGGAGTTCCACTTCTTTACGCTGAACCGGTCAAATCTGGTTCTGGCACTCGCGCGCTTGCTGGGTCGCCGCCCGTAA
- a CDS encoding metalloregulator ArsR/SmtB family transcription factor, whose product MSNLNELVGVLKAAGESTRLRLLALLADGDHSVKDLTEILDQSQPRVSRHLKLLADAGLIERHAEGAWAYYRLTPSGQGADLARWLTSRVDPTDPERLRDRARQAEARSAQQALAANYFAQVADSWDLLKTLHVPEAAVEAAVLEAVGERKIELLLDLGTGTGRMLEVLAPAYERGIGIDSSREMLAVARARLVEAGLAHAQVRLGDMAALDSTLGPADVIVVHQVLHYFDDPGRMLAQAKGLLKPGGQVLIVDFAPHTLEFLRTDHAHRRLGLSDEQMSGWANSAGMDVQSVRLFPSDTNDQGLTVCLWSLVDRNKTEN is encoded by the coding sequence ATGAGCAATCTGAACGAGTTGGTGGGCGTTTTGAAGGCGGCGGGGGAAAGCACCCGGCTGCGCCTTTTGGCGCTTCTGGCCGATGGCGATCACTCGGTCAAGGACCTGACCGAGATATTGGATCAAAGTCAGCCCCGTGTCAGCCGTCATTTGAAACTGCTTGCCGATGCAGGCCTAATCGAACGCCATGCGGAAGGGGCCTGGGCCTACTATCGCCTGACCCCATCGGGGCAGGGCGCAGATCTGGCCCGTTGGCTGACCTCACGTGTTGACCCGACCGACCCTGAGCGGTTGCGCGACAGAGCGCGTCAGGCTGAAGCGCGGAGCGCGCAGCAGGCTCTGGCGGCGAATTACTTCGCGCAAGTGGCGGACAGCTGGGACCTCTTAAAAACCCTTCATGTGCCAGAAGCTGCGGTGGAAGCGGCGGTTTTGGAAGCGGTTGGCGAACGCAAGATTGAGCTGCTGCTTGATCTGGGGACGGGTACAGGGCGGATGCTCGAGGTGCTGGCGCCTGCATACGAGCGCGGGATCGGCATCGACTCCAGCCGTGAAATGTTGGCGGTTGCCAGAGCGCGTCTGGTGGAAGCTGGGCTCGCCCATGCGCAGGTTCGCCTCGGCGATATGGCGGCGCTCGATAGCACGCTGGGACCAGCGGACGTGATCGTGGTGCACCAAGTGCTGCACTATTTTGACGATCCGGGTCGAATGCTGGCGCAGGCCAAGGGGTTGTTGAAACCCGGTGGGCAGGTTCTGATCGTCGACTTTGCGCCGCACACACTCGAATTTTTGCGCACCGACCATGCGCACCGACGCCTCGGGCTCTCCGATGAGCAGATGTCGGGTTGGGCCAATTCAGCGGGAATGGATGTGCAGTCTGTACGTCTGTTCCCAAGCGACACAAATGATCAGGGGCTGACCGTGTGTCTGTGGTCTCTGGTCGATCGAAATAAGACGGAAAACTAA
- a CDS encoding mechanosensitive ion channel domain-containing protein, translating into MLPLEWIDNHPLVSTSIALILLALAAYAANLVIKLVLLRVLHRLLKFTPYGKDPELSRQNVIERLSQAAPPLIIALGIAIVPNLHDVAVVAIRNVANATIILMLARAISAVLNVVDVIYHRRPKARLRPMKSYIQVLKIAVYVIATVMMIATLMDQSPVILLSGLGAMAAVLILVFQDTLLSLVAGIQISSTDMVRVGDWIEVPNQDANGDVLAIELHTVKVQNFDKTITTIPIRRLVTDPFKNYRGMQESGGRRIKRAINIDQSSIRFLNQDELDRLASIGLLENYLKKKREEIAQWNASLGERATVPANTRRSTNIGVFRAYAEAYLRNHPHIHPSMVIMVRQMEPTSTGLPMEFYAFTNTVVWVNYEAIQSDIFDHLYAILAEFDLRVFQEPAGHDMQQMGKLLAQPSRTVQAE; encoded by the coding sequence ATGCTGCCACTTGAGTGGATCGACAATCACCCGCTGGTCAGCACAAGCATAGCGCTCATCCTGCTCGCACTCGCCGCTTATGCTGCGAATCTGGTGATCAAGCTCGTCCTCTTGCGTGTTCTGCATCGCCTGCTCAAGTTCACGCCCTATGGCAAAGACCCCGAGCTCAGCCGCCAGAATGTCATTGAGCGCCTCTCCCAGGCCGCGCCACCGCTAATTATCGCACTCGGCATCGCCATCGTGCCAAACCTGCATGATGTTGCCGTCGTCGCCATTCGCAACGTCGCCAATGCCACCATTATTCTGATGCTGGCCCGCGCCATTTCGGCTGTGCTCAACGTCGTTGACGTTATCTACCATCGCCGCCCCAAGGCCCGCCTGCGGCCGATGAAGAGCTATATTCAGGTCCTCAAAATCGCCGTCTACGTCATCGCCACGGTGATGATGATCGCCACCCTGATGGATCAATCCCCGGTCATTCTGCTCTCGGGTCTTGGCGCCATGGCCGCCGTCTTGATCCTCGTATTTCAGGACACGCTGCTCTCGCTGGTCGCAGGCATTCAGATTTCGTCCACCGACATGGTCCGCGTTGGCGATTGGATCGAAGTGCCCAATCAGGACGCCAATGGTGATGTTCTTGCCATCGAGCTGCACACGGTCAAAGTCCAGAACTTTGACAAAACCATCACCACCATCCCCATTCGCCGCCTCGTCACTGATCCGTTCAAAAACTACCGTGGCATGCAGGAATCCGGTGGCCGTCGCATCAAGCGCGCCATCAATATCGACCAAAGCTCCATCCGCTTCCTCAACCAGGACGAACTCGATCGTCTGGCCTCAATCGGCCTTCTCGAAAACTACCTCAAAAAGAAGCGTGAGGAGATTGCGCAGTGGAACGCCAGCCTGGGCGAGCGCGCCACAGTCCCTGCGAACACGCGCCGCTCAACCAATATCGGCGTCTTCCGCGCTTACGCTGAAGCGTATCTGCGCAACCACCCCCACATTCACCCCTCAATGGTGATCATGGTGCGCCAGATGGAGCCCACCTCCACCGGCTTGCCGATGGAGTTCTATGCCTTCACCAACACTGTGGTTTGGGTGAATTACGAAGCTATCCAGTCGGACATCTTCGATCATCTCTATGCCATTCTGGCAGAGTTCGACCTGCGCGTTTTCCAAGAACCCGCAGGTCACGACATGCAGCAAATGGGCAAGCTACTCGCTCAGCCAAGCCGGACCGTTCAGGCCGAATAG
- a CDS encoding DUF2336 domain-containing protein, with protein sequence MGENDNGQRAFASFRVLTTDSDTSERTMLFRNMAQLFSFVSDRCDDDQVNQYDEALCRLAEYVEIEARAHVAKILAPLERAPGTVVLRLANDAIEVAHPLLEFSTVLSDDDLIDIIANQSEEHRIAIASRNGVNERVGEAIVEHGDGASVVRLVQNPKAEFARETLAKLIKRAQQDAALADDLRGRNDIDWSSVRNEIDEASEKVLQAIPQANVALDPVTASKINAVVYNRLRARAGFNAQEWKVAYNQVKGLADRRQLDDRALARFARFGYGHHSAAGIAVMLKVGPEIVVRWLASQDYAALTVALKALGLNADLYEAIVATLPWRDLPSEEEKRMVLSRFKALELEDAREIFALWRAHSFRKKGPSLERYSA encoded by the coding sequence ATGGGCGAGAATGATAATGGGCAAAGAGCGTTCGCAAGTTTTCGCGTGTTGACGACCGACAGCGATACGTCTGAACGCACAATGCTGTTCCGGAACATGGCGCAGCTGTTTTCGTTTGTGTCTGATCGCTGCGACGACGATCAGGTCAATCAGTATGACGAAGCGCTCTGCCGCTTGGCTGAATATGTCGAGATCGAAGCGCGGGCGCATGTAGCGAAAATTCTGGCTCCACTGGAGCGCGCACCCGGCACGGTGGTGCTTCGGCTCGCGAATGACGCGATTGAGGTGGCCCACCCTCTGCTCGAGTTCTCGACGGTTCTCAGTGATGACGATCTGATCGACATCATCGCCAACCAAAGCGAGGAACATCGCATCGCCATTGCTAGCCGCAATGGCGTCAATGAGCGGGTTGGGGAAGCCATTGTCGAGCATGGCGACGGCGCTTCGGTTGTGCGTCTGGTGCAAAACCCCAAGGCTGAGTTTGCACGGGAAACGCTGGCGAAACTGATTAAGCGTGCCCAGCAGGACGCAGCGCTGGCTGACGATTTGCGCGGACGCAATGATATCGATTGGTCCTCGGTTCGCAACGAGATCGATGAGGCGTCTGAAAAGGTTCTGCAGGCTATTCCGCAAGCCAATGTGGCGCTCGATCCGGTAACGGCGAGCAAGATCAATGCGGTGGTTTACAATCGCCTGCGCGCTCGTGCGGGGTTCAACGCGCAGGAATGGAAGGTCGCCTATAATCAGGTAAAGGGCTTGGCGGATCGCCGTCAGCTTGATGATCGGGCTTTGGCGCGATTTGCCCGCTTTGGCTATGGTCACCATTCGGCTGCGGGCATTGCTGTGATGCTCAAGGTCGGTCCGGAGATCGTGGTGCGCTGGCTGGCCTCGCAGGACTACGCAGCGCTCACCGTGGCGCTGAAAGCGCTGGGGCTGAACGCAGACCTTTATGAGGCGATTGTTGCCACACTGCCGTGGCGCGATCTGCCATCTGAAGAAGAAAAGCGGATGGTCCTGTCGCGGTTTAAGGCGCTGGAGCTGGAAGACGCCAGAGAGATTTTCGCCCTCTGGCGCGCGCATTCCTTTCGTAAGAAAGGCCCCAGCCTAGAACGCTATTCGGCCTGA
- a CDS encoding helix-turn-helix domain-containing protein yields MPSYEGVDFETSMRSARRADGCVVVFTRQERTLLLTLTRRAGAVVTRSELAQSLSQTGREAGERNVDFLVNKLRRHLKDDAREPRFVATQYGEGYVWVAQETRKTSDAFLVLGPLQGEVGAPLAQELVAQVHRQLASLLGGGRAVVIDASGGEKGQHQYGLALACIADEGRVHGVLTLTGRDSPRALASVRLVVERGHALPKAIELARWVRSSI; encoded by the coding sequence ATGCCTTCATACGAAGGTGTTGATTTTGAAACTTCGATGCGGTCGGCACGACGTGCGGATGGCTGTGTCGTGGTGTTCACCCGACAAGAACGCACCTTGCTGCTGACCCTGACACGGAGGGCAGGAGCCGTGGTGACACGGAGTGAGTTGGCTCAATCCCTCAGTCAAACTGGTCGCGAGGCGGGCGAGCGGAATGTCGATTTTCTCGTCAATAAGCTGCGCCGGCATTTGAAGGACGACGCAAGGGAGCCCCGGTTTGTCGCCACGCAATATGGCGAAGGCTATGTGTGGGTGGCGCAAGAGACGCGCAAAACTTCAGACGCATTTCTTGTGCTCGGACCGCTTCAAGGAGAGGTGGGGGCGCCTCTGGCGCAGGAGCTTGTCGCTCAAGTCCATCGACAACTCGCCAGTCTTCTCGGAGGTGGCCGCGCTGTGGTCATCGACGCAAGTGGAGGCGAAAAGGGGCAGCATCAATATGGCTTGGCGCTGGCCTGTATTGCCGATGAGGGGCGCGTTCATGGCGTGCTCACGCTGACCGGTCGCGATAGTCCGCGTGCTTTGGCCAGCGTGCGTCTGGTCGTTGAGCGGGGTCATGCCTTGCCAAAAGCTATTGAGTTGGCGCGTTGGGTGCGGAGCTCCATTTGA